The following proteins come from a genomic window of Corallococcus sp. NCRR:
- a CDS encoding trypsin-like serine protease, with product MVRRWTAASAVSLLVVGCGPQTTEEKQTQPETPAPAATTQEIVGGSATTIGANPWQVSLQSSGGSHFCGGSIINESWILTAQHCVNSGGSISKPGRIVAGVTNRTTTTGGQVRTVSQVVVYPGYVDANYGKDAALLKLSSPLDLSGANVKAIPYVTAADAAAGVGGVGAVARVTGWGTLSSGSSSLPTTLQTVDVNIISNADAQADYQGQETITADQLGATAPGKDSCQGDSGGPLTVLKGSTRVLAGIVSWGYGCADANYAGMYGRVSSFASWIDSTINAVQQPTQTLLSQTNLSGSASTWKNFTITVPAGATTLTVEQSGGTGDADLYVRQGSLPTTTAYNCRPYLSGNAETCTITAPAAGTWYVSIRGYSAYSGVSLKATVP from the coding sequence ATGGTGCGTCGCTGGACTGCCGCGAGCGCGGTGTCGCTGCTGGTCGTCGGTTGCGGTCCCCAGACCACGGAAGAGAAGCAGACCCAGCCGGAGACGCCGGCTCCCGCCGCCACCACCCAGGAGATCGTCGGTGGCTCGGCGACCACCATCGGGGCGAACCCCTGGCAGGTGTCTCTGCAGAGCAGCGGCGGCAGCCACTTCTGCGGCGGCTCCATCATCAACGAGAGCTGGATCCTCACCGCGCAGCACTGCGTGAACTCCGGCGGCAGCATCTCCAAGCCGGGCCGCATCGTGGCGGGCGTCACCAACCGCACCACCACCACCGGCGGCCAGGTCCGCACCGTGTCCCAGGTGGTCGTGTACCCGGGCTACGTGGACGCCAACTACGGCAAGGACGCGGCGCTCCTCAAGCTGTCCTCGCCGCTGGACCTGAGCGGCGCGAACGTGAAGGCCATCCCCTACGTCACCGCGGCGGACGCGGCGGCGGGCGTGGGCGGCGTGGGCGCCGTGGCGCGCGTCACGGGATGGGGCACGCTGTCCAGCGGCTCCTCCTCGCTGCCGACCACGCTCCAGACGGTGGACGTGAACATCATCAGCAACGCGGACGCGCAGGCGGACTACCAGGGCCAGGAGACCATCACCGCGGACCAGCTGGGCGCGACGGCCCCGGGCAAGGACTCCTGCCAGGGTGACAGCGGCGGTCCCCTCACCGTCCTCAAGGGCAGCACCCGCGTGCTCGCGGGCATCGTGAGCTGGGGCTACGGCTGCGCCGACGCGAATTACGCGGGCATGTACGGCCGCGTGTCGTCCTTCGCCAGCTGGATCGACAGCACCATCAACGCGGTCCAGCAGCCGACGCAGACGCTGCTGAGCCAGACCAACCTCTCCGGCTCCGCCAGCACCTGGAAGAACTTCACCATCACCGTCCCCGCGGGCGCCACGACCCTGACGGTGGAGCAGTCCGGCGGCACGGGTGACGCGGACCTCTACGTGCGCCAGGGCTCTCTGCCCACCACCACGGCGTACAACTGCCGCCCGTACCTCAGCGGCAACGCGGAGACCTGCACCATCACCGCCCCCGCGGCCGGCACCTGGTACGTCTCCATTCGCGGCTACTCCGCGTACTCGGGCGTCTCCCTGAAGGCCACGGTGCCGTAG
- a CDS encoding ferrichrome ABC transporter substrate-binding protein produces the protein MSRRSQLLLLLVVSGLLHAALLFALWRSPSADVRRREPAQAVELEIVTRDARPAPPVPEEAPRPARSAERERRKDEAPKPLAQRERKKDEAPAASGEAAPEPLATAPDERPPPPARDVPLQLEPPGLLGGGLLKGPPSTGRTLRNVPGSEPDPKALAAREAEEARQKVDGWAHDATASARATGATPPYFAKLRQGFSEKLVDPPPPDTDVLARRLKREQLEAIERFGKTGTPFAPQARDVRRETSDRLRAAVEAGRAANVYMMDVTTPILALVAIVEVRQARDGSLIDLQVLEGSGDPKFDRWAVSHLRDALASAAPPTDGGVGIHEDGMRTRWRLEEYLGNPRVRVHLISIY, from the coding sequence GTGTCCCGCCGCTCACAGCTGCTTCTGCTGCTCGTCGTCTCCGGGCTCCTGCACGCGGCGCTGCTCTTCGCGCTGTGGAGGAGCCCGTCCGCCGACGTCCGGCGTCGTGAGCCAGCGCAGGCGGTCGAGCTGGAGATCGTCACCCGGGACGCACGCCCCGCGCCGCCCGTGCCCGAAGAAGCGCCTCGGCCCGCGCGCTCGGCGGAGCGTGAGCGGCGGAAGGACGAAGCGCCGAAGCCGCTGGCGCAGCGCGAGCGGAAGAAGGACGAGGCTCCCGCCGCTTCCGGGGAGGCCGCTCCGGAGCCCCTCGCGACAGCCCCCGACGAGCGCCCGCCACCTCCAGCCCGGGACGTCCCGCTCCAGCTGGAGCCGCCCGGGCTGCTGGGCGGTGGGCTCCTCAAGGGGCCGCCGTCGACGGGGCGGACGCTTCGCAACGTCCCCGGCTCGGAGCCGGACCCCAAGGCCCTGGCGGCCCGTGAGGCGGAGGAGGCGCGCCAGAAGGTGGATGGCTGGGCCCACGACGCGACCGCGTCCGCGCGGGCCACGGGCGCGACGCCTCCCTACTTCGCGAAGCTGCGCCAGGGCTTCTCCGAGAAGCTCGTGGACCCGCCTCCGCCCGACACCGACGTGCTCGCCCGCCGGCTGAAGCGCGAGCAGCTGGAGGCCATCGAGCGGTTCGGCAAGACGGGCACTCCCTTCGCGCCCCAGGCGCGCGACGTCCGCCGGGAGACGTCCGACCGGCTGCGCGCGGCGGTGGAGGCCGGGCGCGCGGCGAACGTCTACATGATGGATGTCACCACCCCCATCCTGGCGCTCGTCGCCATCGTGGAGGTGCGGCAGGCGCGCGATGGCAGCCTCATCGACCTCCAGGTGCTGGAGGGCTCCGGGGACCCGAAGTTCGACCGCTGGGCGGTGTCGCACCTGCGGGATGCGCTCGCCAGCGCGGCGCCGCCCACGGACGGCGGCGTGGGCATCCACGAGGACGGGATGCGGACCCGCTGGCGGTTGGAGGAGTACCTCGGCAACCCCCGCGTGCGGGTCCACCTCATCTCCATCTACTGA
- a CDS encoding DUF2277 domain-containing protein, whose amino-acid sequence MCRSIKTLFNFEPPASDAEVRAAALQFVRKLSGTSAPSKANEEAFNRAVEDITETARRLMDSLVTTAPPRNRDMEAMKAKLRSAKRFAPR is encoded by the coding sequence ATGTGCCGGAGCATCAAGACGCTGTTCAACTTCGAGCCCCCCGCGTCCGACGCGGAGGTGCGGGCGGCGGCCCTGCAGTTCGTGCGGAAGCTGAGCGGCACCAGCGCCCCATCCAAGGCGAACGAGGAGGCCTTCAACCGCGCCGTCGAGGACATCACCGAGACCGCGCGGCGGCTGATGGACTCGCTGGTGACCACGGCCCCTCCACGCAACCGCGACATGGAAGCCATGAAGGCGAAGCTGCGGTCCGCGAAGCGCTTCGCGCCGCGTTGA